The window TGCTCCAGGGGCATGCGCAGCAGTATCACCTGACAGGCGGCGTTCTTCAGTATGTGCGCGGGCACCCTGCCCAGTTCGAACTCACCGAACGGCCGGCTGAAGGGTACTCCGACGACGATAGCGTCGACACCTCTCTCGGAGGCCTCATCGACTATGGCGTGGCCGGCTTCGCGCGCCTGCAGGAGGTCTCCCTCGACCTCGAGGTCGTTCCGCTTCGCGATCTTCTCAGCCTCGTCCAGGATTTCCTCGCCGCGCAGCGCCTCGGTGACGAGCTCGGCGTCGAGAGGGAGCGATCGCTTCACTTCGATGACGTGGACTACGTGGACCTTGCCTTTGTTCCGCTTCGCCAGCCCGCAAGCGAACTCGACGGCCTTCATGCTTTCGGGGGACCCGTCGACGGGCACGAGGAGGCTCTTAAGCTCGGCGCCCGCCTCTCTGCTCTTTACGGCGCGTTCTTGTCGACTCCACATCGGCTCACCCGTCCGGGATGGCTCCTGTCGCGGAGCCATCGCATTATTATCGACACCCTTCCTAGCGGCAAGCTCACTCCTGTAGACCCGCCACGCACGATCGCTCGAACCTGGCCCGCTGGCCAGGGCCCTCCCAGACCTCGACGGCAATGCGGTCGAGGTCGGCGGCTCCATCGGCGGTCAAGCGCTCCCAGAGCCGACCACAGAGGTGCTCCGCCAGCCGCTCCGCCGTCGAGTTGTCGATGGGAAGCGCGGCGACGTCCTCTGCCGGGAACGAGTACAGGGCACCCCCGGGCGCCCGCACGGCCCAGCCCTCCGCCGTCCTCTCGATGTCCAGGAGCTCGCTCTCGAGCTGGAGTATGAAGCGGTGGTCGAGGGGCGCGCACACCTCGCGCAGCAGCCTTCTGAGGCCGGAGAAGTCGGTCACCCAGGAGTCCGCGCTCAAGCCGCCCTCGACTTCGGCGGCGGCTTCGTAGCTGTGGCCATGAAGGGGCTCACATTCGCCGCCAAAGGTGGCGAAGTGCGCGGCAGCGAACCTGATGCCCTCGACCCGCACCGAGAAGGACATGGGACGCTCCCGGTGTTCTAAGTCCGCAGATTCAGATTGAGGCTCTGCAGCGCCGAAAGCAACCCCTCCCTGGTTATCGGAGCGCGGCACAACTCCCGGCCTCCGCTCAGTATTACGGGTATGGCGTCGGTATAGATCGGCAGCAAGTCCGGCTCTCCGTCGATGTCCAGGAGGTCGTACTCGAGCGCCAGTTCCCGCAGGAGTCCTTCGGCGCGGTCACAGAGACCGCAGTCCTTGCGCATGAGTAGGGTCAGCCGCGGGCCGCTCCAGCCAGTCACCGGGCGTCCTCAGCCCGCCCGCAGACGGCGGCGGCGTTCGGCGCGCGACAGATTCTGGCGCCGGGAAGGCGGGACGTAGGCGCCACGTTCCGGTTCCTTGCGGATGAGGAAGAACGCCAGCAGCAGGGCCGCAATCGGCACCACCACTAACGACACGAGTTGCGGCACCGACAACCCCAGCGCCGGCTCCTCCGAATCGATACGCAGGAAGCTAACGGCAAAGCGCATCACACCGTAGAGGAGGAAGGAGAGCGCGAAGATGACGCCGCTCTTCGGCTGCCGCTTCCACAGGAGCCAGAGGACGCCCAGAATCGCCAGGTCTCCGAGCATCTCGTAGGCAACGGCGGGGTGCATTGCCTCGCGGGCGAAGGCTGTGCTGTTCGGGTGGCTGTAGGTGACAGCCCAGGGCAGGTCGCTTGTCTTGGCGAAGTGCTCACCGTTGATGATGTCGCCAATGCGGCCGATAGCGAGGCCGAGCAGCATCCCGAAGGCGGCGGCATCGGCCCCCGCGGCGCTCGGCAGGCGCTTCCAAAGCCCATAGGCCCAGCCACCGATGGCCCCGCCGATGATCGCACCGTAGATCGAGATGCCGCCCTCGTTGATGCGGAAGATGTCGCCGAAGCTGTCGATGCTCGGATTGTCGCCGTAGTTCTCGATCACGTAGAGCGCCCGCGCCCCGACGATGCCGCAGGCGACGACGATCATGCCGAGCGTGTAAGCCGTGTCGGGGTCGATCCCCACGCGTTCGCTGGCGGCGATGTTCACCGAGAGCCATACGCCGGCGATGATGCCGACAGCCGTGAAGAACCCGTGCCAGGTGATGAGGAGCCCGAAGAACTCG of the Dehalococcoidia bacterium genome contains:
- a CDS encoding universal stress protein; its protein translation is MAPRQEPSRTGEPMWSRQERAVKSREAGAELKSLLVPVDGSPESMKAVEFACGLAKRNKGKVHVVHVIEVKRSLPLDAELVTEALRGEEILDEAEKIAKRNDLEVEGDLLQAREAGHAIVDEASERGVDAIVVGVPFSRPFGEFELGRVPAHILKNAACQVILLRMPLEQ
- a CDS encoding prolipoprotein diacylglyceryl transferase family protein is translated as MADVLSINIGMDPNIGEFFGLLITWHGFFTAVGIIAGVWLSVNIAASERVGIDPDTAYTLGMIVVACGIVGARALYVIENYGDNPSIDSFGDIFRINEGGISIYGAIIGGAIGGWAYGLWKRLPSAAGADAAAFGMLLGLAIGRIGDIINGEHFAKTSDLPWAVTYSHPNSTAFAREAMHPAVAYEMLGDLAILGVLWLLWKRQPKSGVIFALSFLLYGVMRFAVSFLRIDSEEPALGLSVPQLVSLVVVPIAALLLAFFLIRKEPERGAYVPPSRRQNLSRAERRRRLRAG
- a CDS encoding glutaredoxin family protein, with the protein product MTGWSGPRLTLLMRKDCGLCDRAEGLLRELALEYDLLDIDGEPDLLPIYTDAIPVILSGGRELCRAPITREGLLSALQSLNLNLRT
- a CDS encoding 6-carboxytetrahydropterin synthase — encoded protein: MSFSVRVEGIRFAAAHFATFGGECEPLHGHSYEAAAEVEGGLSADSWVTDFSGLRRLLREVCAPLDHRFILQLESELLDIERTAEGWAVRAPGGALYSFPAEDVAALPIDNSTAERLAEHLCGRLWERLTADGAADLDRIAVEVWEGPGQRARFERSCVAGLQE